A single window of Drosophila suzukii chromosome 3, CBGP_Dsuzu_IsoJpt1.0, whole genome shotgun sequence DNA harbors:
- the LOC108018740 gene encoding Golgi-associated plant pathogenesis-related protein 1-like: protein MYPYKIVVLLLAVFKLNCICLGDVVTAESVWKEHNRYRKMNDMPKLSLSKKLCKDCEDYAKHLATLNVPDQYLFEDIPDDDEDDFMDPVPKAKFKDHTDYILSDEKNIHYTENICEFKSQSCVSNWYSYGSGAYESEEPGEKESKKSLVDKYTALIWRSSKEMGVGIAPKNPAAKNGRKIMVVRYSPPGNVRGKYKENVPAPEVYDDTTVESTTTSKACGKKSYMFAVLLSFQTLTHWFP from the exons ATGTATCCGTACAAAATTGTCGTTCTATTATTGGCTGTTTTTAAG CTCAACTGTATTTGTTTGGGTGATGTTGTGACAGCGGAATCTGTTTGGAAAGAGCACAATAGATATAGAAAAATGAATGATATGCCAAAATTATCCTTGTCTAAAAAGCTGTGTAAAGATTGCGAAGATTATGCAAAG CATCTAGCTACATTGAATGTCCCAGACCAATATTTATTCGAGGACATCCCAGATGATGATGAGGATGATTTTATGGATCCTGTTCCAAAAGCCAAGTTCAAGGATCACACAGATTATATCTTATCGGATGAAAAGAATATCCATTATACAGAAAATATATGCGAGTTTAAATCTCAATCTTGTGTTAGCAATTGGTATTCTTATGGCAGTGGTGCTTATGAATCAGAAGAGCCAGGAGAAAAGGAATCAAAAAAATCACTTGTTGATAAGTACACTGCACTTATATGGAGGTCGTCAAAGGAAATGGGAGTGGGTATAGCTCCAAAAAACCCCGC GGCTAAAAACGGAAGGAAAATAATGGTCGTTAGGTATTCTCCACCCGGCAATGTGCGTGGCAAGTATAAAGAAAACGTACCAGCGCCTGAGGTTTACGATGATACTACAGTCGAAAGTACGACTACGTCAAAAGCATGCGGAAAGAAATCCTATATGTTTGCTGTTTTACTTAGTTTCCAAACACTTACACATTGGTTTCCATAA